From Clavelina lepadiformis chromosome 9, kaClaLepa1.1, whole genome shotgun sequence, the proteins below share one genomic window:
- the LOC143470827 gene encoding protein unc-93 homolog A-like — protein sequence MCTEKTSRVRFYLFLVGVVLTLSGAYGVVPMVSSLNVEEAIGSLTLAIGYAIAIPSTFLVPTVAAALGVRAVVVIAATCYLLFVLGNVYTAYYTLIPAAVFFGVGDGWYWSSGSIVANNFAVEISKNEPGTYEKRRRLFTGIFFAASHTGTVFGSAASVVFLFVDRQLSGRSNFTTNRDFSFCGANDCQDPNITLANIEQYTPAFVATRYSLIAFLAGLILIAVILYRVSLPVEARHEVGKTTNTSSDITTTPSNDDAAATANQDSTPFQVMAKSLKSTLKLLITPKQLLIMWLAIYGGMTLSFFNGEITRAFVSCVLGVDKVGVAVILLASGEAMTAYVGGKVNSKYGRNYPFAFAFVLDVSSYVVCLNWQITENTTWVIYILSFMFGISDGLWQSQTNEMYGSFFRDDNKQALVAWNIMYEVGLATQFAISKALCVWQKIYLQIALMAVAGILYSVAYYIFLWRLREEKISENRTGPSSNHILTISERL from the exons ATGTGCACTGAGAAAACCAGTAGAGttagattttatttgtttctggTCGGTGTTGTTCTGACCTTGAGTGGAGCATATGGTGTTGTCCCTATGGTTTCAAGCTTAAACGTAGAGGAAGCAATTG GATCTCTTACCCTTGCGATCGGGTACGCTATCGCCATACCCAGCACATTCCTAGTCCCAACAGTAGCAGCCGCACTTGGCGTCAGAGCCGTTGTGGTCATAGCAGCAACCTGCTATCTTTTGTTTGTACTGGGAAACGTTTACACAG CTTACTACACTTTAATTCCGGCCGCAGTGTTCTTTGGAGTCGGCGACGGCTGGTATTGGAGTTCAGGTTCAATTGTTGCCAACAACTTTGCAGTCGAAATATCGAAAAATGAACCAGGCACATACGAAAAACGTCGCCGTCTGTTCACCGGGATTTTCTTTGCTGCTTCTCACACTGGAACG GTTTTTGGCAGCGCTGCCAGTGTCGTATTCTTGTTTGTGGACAGACAGTTATCTGGCAGGAGCAACTTCACAACGAACCGAGATTTCTCCTTCTGCGGAGCGAACGACTGTCAAGACCCGAACATAACACTTGCCAACATCGAACAGTACACCCCTGCCTTTGTCGCCACACGCTACAGCTTAATCGCATTTCTGGCCGGCCTCATATTAATTGCGGTTATCTTATACCGAGTTAGTTTACCCGTTGAAGCTCGCCACGAAGTTGGAAAAACAACTAACACGTCATCTGACATCACGACGACACCATCAAATGACGACGCAGCAGCAACAGCCAATCAG GACTCGACACCGTTTCAAGTGATGGCCAAGTCTTTGAAGTCAACCTTAAAGCTGCTGATCACGCCCAAGCAGCTTTTGATAATGTGGCTTGCAATCTACGGCGGAATGACACTCAGCTTCTTCAACGGAGAAATCACCAGAGCTTTTGTATCCTGCGTCTTGGGAGTTGACAAG GTTGGCGTGGCGGTGATTCTGCTTGCTTCCGGTGAGGCCATGACTGCTTACGTTGGCGGAAAAGTTAACAGCAAGTATGGTCGCAATTATCCGTTTGCTTTCGCATTCGTGCTCGATGTTTCAAGTTATGTGGTGTGCTTGAACTGGCAAATTACTGAAAATACGACCTGGGTGATTTACATTCTCTCGTTCATGTTTGGAATATCGGATGGTTTGTGGCAAAGTCAGACCAACG AAATGTATGGAAGTTTCTTTCGAGACGATAACAAGCAAGCTTTGGTAGCCTGGAATATCATGTACGAGGTTGGACTTGCTACTCAGTTCGCCATCAGCAAAGCTCTGTGCGTCTGGCAGAAAATATACCTGCAAATTGCCCTGATGGCTGTGGCAGGAATTTTGTACA GTGTCGCATATTATATATTTCTTTGGAGACTTCGAGAAGAAAAAATCTCTGAAAATCGTACCGGACCAAGCTCCAATCATATTCTCACAATCAGCGAAAGATTATGA
- the LOC143470828 gene encoding prohibitin-2-like produces MILDDVAITDLSFSREYTHAVEAKQVAQQDAQRAQYIVERAKQDRQQKIVQAEGEAQIAKTISFHLLITWHRCLNIPPTL; encoded by the exons ATGATCCTGGATGATGTCGCCATCACCGATCTATCATTTAGTAGAGAATACACACATGCTGTTGAAGCTAAGCAAGTCG CTCAGCAAGACGCCCAAAGAGCTCAGTACATCGTGGAGCGAGCAAAGCAGGACAGACAGCAGAAGATCGTACAAGCTGAGGGAGAAGCTCAGATTGCCAAAACTATATCCTTTCATTTGCTCATTACTTGGCATCGATGCCTCAATATACCACCTACACTTTGA
- the LOC143471310 gene encoding protein unc-93 homolog A-like isoform X2, translated as MCAEKTSRVRFYLFLVGVVLTLSGAYGVVPMVSSLNVEEAIGSLTLAIGYAIAIPSTFLVPAVASAFGIRTVVVIAATCYLLFVLGNVYTAYYTLIPAAVFFGVGDGWYWSSGSIVANNFAVEISKNEPGTYEVRRRLFTGIFFAASQIGTIFGSAASVVFLFVDRQLSGRSNFTTNRDFSFCGANDCQDPNITLANIEQYTPAFVATRYSLIAFLAGLVLIAVILHMVNLPVEARHEVERTTNTSSDMCSTTPSNDDAAATANQNSTPFQVMAKSLKSTLKLLITPKQLLIMWLAIYGGMTLSFFNGEITRAFVSCVLGVDKVGVAVILFAAGDTIAAYVGGKVNSKHGRNYPFAFAFVLDVSSYVVCLNWQITENTTWVIYILSFMFGMSDGLWQSQTNEMYGSFFRDDNKQALAAWNIMYEVGLATQFAISKALCRILYICLETSRRKNI; from the exons ATGTGCGCTGAGAAAACCAGTAGAGttagattttatttgtttctggTCGGTGTTGTTCTGACCTTGAGTGGAGCGTATGGTGTTGTCCCTATGGTCTCAAGCTTAAACGTAGAGGAAGCAATTG GATCTCTTACCCTTGCGATCGGGTACGCTATCGCCATACCCAGCACTTTCCTCGTCCCAGCTGTAGCATCCGCATTTGGCATCAGGACCGTTGTAGTCATAGCAGCAACCTGCTATCTTTTGTTTGTACTGGGCAATGTTTACACAG CTTACTACACGTTGATTCCGGCCGCAGTGTTCTTTGGAGTCGGCGATGGCTGGTATTGGAGTTCAGGTTCAATTGTTGCCAACAACTTTGCAGTCGAAATATCGAAAAATGAACCAGGCACATACGAAGTACGCCGCCGTCTGTTCACCGGGATTTTCTTTGCTGCTTCTCAAATCGGAACG ATCTTCGGCAGCGCTGCCAGTGTCGTATTCTTGTTTGTGGACAGACAGTTATCTGGCAGGAGCAACTTCACAACGAACCGAGATTTCTCCTTCTGCGGAGCGAACGATTGTCAAGACCCGAACATAACACTTGCCAACATCGAACAGTACACCCCTGCCTTTGTCGCCACACGCTACAGCTTAATCGCATTTCTGGCCGGTCTCGTATTAATTGCGGTTATCTTACATATGGTTAACTTGCCCGTTGAAGCTCGCCACGAAGTTGAACGAACAACTAACACGTCATCTGACATGTGCTCGACGACACCATCAAATGACGACGCAGCAGCAACAGCCAATCAG AATTCGACACCGTTTCAAGTGATGGCCAAGTCTTTGAAGTCAACCTTAAAGCTGCTGATCACGCCCAAGCAGCTTTTGATAATGTGGCTTGCAATCTACGGCGGAATGACACTCAGCTTCTTCAACGGAGAAATCACCAGAGCTTTTGTATCCTGCGTCTTGGGAGTTGACAAG GTTGGCGTGGCGGTGATTCtgtttgctgccggtgacacCATAGCCGCTTACGTTGGCGGAAAAGTTAACAGCAAGCATGGTCGCAATTATCCGTTTGCTTTCGCATTCGTGCTCGATGTTTCAAGTTACGTGGTGTGCTTGAACTGGCAAATTACCGAAAATACGACCTGGGTGATTTACATTCTCTCGTTCATGTTTGGAATGTCGGACGGTTTGTGGCAAAGTCAAACGAACG aaATGTATGGAAGTTTCTTTCGAGACGACAACAAGCAAGCTTTAGCAGCCTGGAATATCATGTACGAGGTTGGACTTGCTACTCAGTTCGCCATCAGCAAAGCTCT GTGTCGCatattatatatttgtttgGAGACTTCGAgaagaaaaaatatatga
- the LOC143471310 gene encoding protein unc-93 homolog A-like isoform X1 translates to MCAEKTSRVRFYLFLVGVVLTLSGAYGVVPMVSSLNVEEAIGSLTLAIGYAIAIPSTFLVPAVASAFGIRTVVVIAATCYLLFVLGNVYTAYYTLIPAAVFFGVGDGWYWSSGSIVANNFAVEISKNEPGTYEVRRRLFTGIFFAASQIGTIFGSAASVVFLFVDRQLSGRSNFTTNRDFSFCGANDCQDPNITLANIEQYTPAFVATRYSLIAFLAGLVLIAVILHMVNLPVEARHEVERTTNTSSDMCSTTPSNDDAAATANQNSTPFQVMAKSLKSTLKLLITPKQLLIMWLAIYGGMTLSFFNGEITRAFVSCVLGVDKVGVAVILFAAGDTIAAYVGGKVNSKHGRNYPFAFAFVLDVSSYVVCLNWQITENTTWVIYILSFMFGMSDGLWQSQTNEMYGSFFRDDNKQALAAWNIMYEVGLATQFAISKALCVWQKIYLQIALMAVAVIFYGVAYYIFVWRLREEKIYENRSTPISSHIHIIIISERL, encoded by the exons ATGTGCGCTGAGAAAACCAGTAGAGttagattttatttgtttctggTCGGTGTTGTTCTGACCTTGAGTGGAGCGTATGGTGTTGTCCCTATGGTCTCAAGCTTAAACGTAGAGGAAGCAATTG GATCTCTTACCCTTGCGATCGGGTACGCTATCGCCATACCCAGCACTTTCCTCGTCCCAGCTGTAGCATCCGCATTTGGCATCAGGACCGTTGTAGTCATAGCAGCAACCTGCTATCTTTTGTTTGTACTGGGCAATGTTTACACAG CTTACTACACGTTGATTCCGGCCGCAGTGTTCTTTGGAGTCGGCGATGGCTGGTATTGGAGTTCAGGTTCAATTGTTGCCAACAACTTTGCAGTCGAAATATCGAAAAATGAACCAGGCACATACGAAGTACGCCGCCGTCTGTTCACCGGGATTTTCTTTGCTGCTTCTCAAATCGGAACG ATCTTCGGCAGCGCTGCCAGTGTCGTATTCTTGTTTGTGGACAGACAGTTATCTGGCAGGAGCAACTTCACAACGAACCGAGATTTCTCCTTCTGCGGAGCGAACGATTGTCAAGACCCGAACATAACACTTGCCAACATCGAACAGTACACCCCTGCCTTTGTCGCCACACGCTACAGCTTAATCGCATTTCTGGCCGGTCTCGTATTAATTGCGGTTATCTTACATATGGTTAACTTGCCCGTTGAAGCTCGCCACGAAGTTGAACGAACAACTAACACGTCATCTGACATGTGCTCGACGACACCATCAAATGACGACGCAGCAGCAACAGCCAATCAG AATTCGACACCGTTTCAAGTGATGGCCAAGTCTTTGAAGTCAACCTTAAAGCTGCTGATCACGCCCAAGCAGCTTTTGATAATGTGGCTTGCAATCTACGGCGGAATGACACTCAGCTTCTTCAACGGAGAAATCACCAGAGCTTTTGTATCCTGCGTCTTGGGAGTTGACAAG GTTGGCGTGGCGGTGATTCtgtttgctgccggtgacacCATAGCCGCTTACGTTGGCGGAAAAGTTAACAGCAAGCATGGTCGCAATTATCCGTTTGCTTTCGCATTCGTGCTCGATGTTTCAAGTTACGTGGTGTGCTTGAACTGGCAAATTACCGAAAATACGACCTGGGTGATTTACATTCTCTCGTTCATGTTTGGAATGTCGGACGGTTTGTGGCAAAGTCAAACGAACG aaATGTATGGAAGTTTCTTTCGAGACGACAACAAGCAAGCTTTAGCAGCCTGGAATATCATGTACGAGGTTGGACTTGCTACTCAGTTCGCCATCAGCAAAGCTCTGTGCGTTTGGCAGAAAATATACCTGCAGATTGCCCTGATGGCCGTGGCAGTTATCTTTTACG GTGTCGCatattatatatttgtttgGAGACTTCGAgaagaaaaaatatatgaGAATCGTTCCACACCAATCTCTAGTCATAttcatataattataattagcGAAAGATTATGA
- the LOC143471310 gene encoding protein unc-93 homolog A-like isoform X3, protein MCAEKTSRVRFYLFLVGVVLTLSGAYGVVPMVSSLNVEEAIGSLTLAIGYAIAIPSTFLVPAVASAFGIRTVVVIAATCYLLFVLGNVYTAYYTLIPAAVFFGVGDGWYWSSGSIVANNFAVEISKNEPGTYEVRRRLFTGIFFAASQIGTIFGSAASVVFLFVDRQLSGRSNFTTNRDFSFCGANDCQDPNITLANIEQYTPAFVATRYSLIAFLAGLVLIAVILHMVNLPVEARHEVERTTNTSSDMCSTTPSNDDAAATANQNSTPFQVMAKSLKSTLKLLITPKQLLIMWLAIYGGMTLSFFNGEITRAFVSCVLGVDKVGVAVILFAAGDTIAAYVGGKVNSKHGRNYPFAFAFVLDVSSYVVCLNWQITENTTWVIYILSFMFGMSDGLWQSQTNEMYGSFFRDDNKQALAAWNIMYEVSHIIYLFGDFEKKKYMRIVPHQSLVIFI, encoded by the exons ATGTGCGCTGAGAAAACCAGTAGAGttagattttatttgtttctggTCGGTGTTGTTCTGACCTTGAGTGGAGCGTATGGTGTTGTCCCTATGGTCTCAAGCTTAAACGTAGAGGAAGCAATTG GATCTCTTACCCTTGCGATCGGGTACGCTATCGCCATACCCAGCACTTTCCTCGTCCCAGCTGTAGCATCCGCATTTGGCATCAGGACCGTTGTAGTCATAGCAGCAACCTGCTATCTTTTGTTTGTACTGGGCAATGTTTACACAG CTTACTACACGTTGATTCCGGCCGCAGTGTTCTTTGGAGTCGGCGATGGCTGGTATTGGAGTTCAGGTTCAATTGTTGCCAACAACTTTGCAGTCGAAATATCGAAAAATGAACCAGGCACATACGAAGTACGCCGCCGTCTGTTCACCGGGATTTTCTTTGCTGCTTCTCAAATCGGAACG ATCTTCGGCAGCGCTGCCAGTGTCGTATTCTTGTTTGTGGACAGACAGTTATCTGGCAGGAGCAACTTCACAACGAACCGAGATTTCTCCTTCTGCGGAGCGAACGATTGTCAAGACCCGAACATAACACTTGCCAACATCGAACAGTACACCCCTGCCTTTGTCGCCACACGCTACAGCTTAATCGCATTTCTGGCCGGTCTCGTATTAATTGCGGTTATCTTACATATGGTTAACTTGCCCGTTGAAGCTCGCCACGAAGTTGAACGAACAACTAACACGTCATCTGACATGTGCTCGACGACACCATCAAATGACGACGCAGCAGCAACAGCCAATCAG AATTCGACACCGTTTCAAGTGATGGCCAAGTCTTTGAAGTCAACCTTAAAGCTGCTGATCACGCCCAAGCAGCTTTTGATAATGTGGCTTGCAATCTACGGCGGAATGACACTCAGCTTCTTCAACGGAGAAATCACCAGAGCTTTTGTATCCTGCGTCTTGGGAGTTGACAAG GTTGGCGTGGCGGTGATTCtgtttgctgccggtgacacCATAGCCGCTTACGTTGGCGGAAAAGTTAACAGCAAGCATGGTCGCAATTATCCGTTTGCTTTCGCATTCGTGCTCGATGTTTCAAGTTACGTGGTGTGCTTGAACTGGCAAATTACCGAAAATACGACCTGGGTGATTTACATTCTCTCGTTCATGTTTGGAATGTCGGACGGTTTGTGGCAAAGTCAAACGAACG aaATGTATGGAAGTTTCTTTCGAGACGACAACAAGCAAGCTTTAGCAGCCTGGAATATCATGTACGAG GTGTCGCatattatatatttgtttgGAGACTTCGAgaagaaaaaatatatgaGAATCGTTCCACACCAATCTCTAGTCATAttcatataa
- the LOC143471415 gene encoding protein unc-93 homolog A-like, translated as MSTQAFGSAVSVVFLLLDRQLSGKSNFTTNRNFSFCGANDCQDPNITLANIEQYTPAFVATRYSLIAFLAGLILIAVILYRVNLPVEAGHEVDQTINTSLERIIKLPSVGDDEATIQKMSSETSLKVIAKSLKSTLKLLITSKHLLIMWLTIYGGMTLSFFNGEITRAFVSCVLGVDKVGGKVNSKHGRNYPFAFAFVLDISSYVVCLDWRITENTTWVIYILSFMFGMSDTIWQSQTNDWSFEECLKALQRHLEQFRA; from the exons ATGTCCACACAG GCATTTGGCAGCGCTGTCAGTGTCGTATTTCTGCTTCTGGACAGACAGCTGTCTGGCAAGAGCAACTTTACAACGAACCGAAATTTCTCCTTCTGTGGAGCGAACGACTGTCAAGACCCGAACATAACACTTGCCAACATCGAACAGTACACCCCTGCCTTTGTCGCCACACGCTACAGCTTAATCGCATTTCTGGCCGGCCTCATATTAATTGCAGTTATCTTATACCGAGTTAATTTGCCCGTTGAAGCTGGTCATGAAGTTGATCAAACAATTAACACGTCACTTGAAAGAATCATAAAATTACCATCTGTTGGTGACGATGAAGCAACAATTCAG aaaatgAGTTCGGAAACTTCATTGAAAGTGATCGCCAAGTCTTTGAAGTCAACCTTAAAGCTGCTGATCACGTCCAAGCATCTTTTGATTATGTGGCTTACAATCTACGGCGGAATGACACTCAGCTTCTTCAACGGGGAAATCACCAGAGCTTTTGTATCCTGCGTCTTGGGAGTTGACAAG GTTGGCGGAAAAGTTAACAGCAAGCATGGTCGCAATTATCCGTTTGCTTTCGCATTCGTGCTCGATATTTCAAGTTATGTGGTGTGCTTGGACTGGCGAATTACTGAAAATACTACCTGGGTGATTTACATTCTCTCGTTCATGTTTGGAATGTCGGACACTATATGGCAAAGTCAAACGAACG ATTGGTCTTTTGAAGAGTGTTTGAAAGCTCTACAGCGCCATCTCGAGCAATTCCGTGCGTGA